One Microplitis mediator isolate UGA2020A chromosome 3, iyMicMedi2.1, whole genome shotgun sequence DNA segment encodes these proteins:
- the LOC130666160 gene encoding insulin receptor substrate 1-B isoform X2 — MSSNRGQSSPSKGPIVRCGHLRKSGSLISGLKPLKKKYFVLRGDAPGHPACLEYYDNKKKFDNKHQPKRTITMKSCYNINRRNDTKHKHVIALYTKDGCFSLILDNDKEVDEWLTSMLLLSGDVPDGEQPRPTFEHVWEVTLQKKGLAERMNIYGSYRLCLTDHSLSLIKAGDKKSDCLEFPLTTVRRCGCMERYFYMEVGRSAVTGEGEYWMKVEDANIALNMHTAILNAMSSNASNRDKDDSGSLSSKTRMRSFSANEASKPITVLGGRRPTPKLHGFSPLVGAGTRSLGTYALGCSSTKRRHSLASQSICSTTSTNKSQSIITDAASPISSPSTTTTTTTTCISTTTTINTNSSTKSHQRTLSLPLAAVINQSQSSKRPVLRCTGRDRCDSLPSRARTTSEGLPAPLLPHPRTSHLTPHSTRPHSMYTRGLSYSPPVSSMPISPASIACSTDSAGSSLSMDDQTDILDESVTTGRYGHSLTPDEPVILEENMDDYAHWSTSSHLQQKYSPNFKSHSSSQQSSYVEMYSPCGSSPGRGGTIGTGPSLGPLVNNISGNCPNAGTYLPMSPATTVHSHSHSRASSLIEEATLPDGYVPMAPVGDDEYVDMDPATNQNGHSYHDDMMSQHGSSCSVTSGTPSTDLRFSEYPLDKVSSYLTPSEDDPTRPTRAYSVGSRPEPANRHRKNRIDIAVQEASRVRAFSVGSRSKRPELGRLAANIHARLPTTDTTGSHKSNSAPLLSSSWGHASGCSATLDRMEDLMEMDFSRNVPPTTLSSTPSSYSHSHSHSHSYSTATDNSSYMDMSPGQPHPSVNAPYVDMSGINKINRNNNNNNNNNNNNNNNNNTTANHNHISIHTSTITMMHKPIIKTLKPVVEAEGPFPRLENSLDELLPRNASPKQNLEASSPMQEDYMQMNGPPGVMRTAPVDFPQPRKPPEGYVEMNFKARPNLEQNYINMTMGSGLRTRRRSRPNNHRKDKSQRSQPIAIMSNKPVQAPSFLPLNGSSTSESCASTPVSMDDVTPTSSATIFPFSLNSPQSPVKPFLGRSHDNDNNNEEDKTKSMTTSSECSPDGDYALMTPAVNSSNSLAGDCDEERSSPTQFNNKKNEPLSPLSKRLTELTVSKIRTSTITMTSSSSTSSSIKDDKTEIKSLKRERDEKPPSPVNRDKSSELPQSPVAKKLSELTVSKVKLNNSQNSSTGSCNVALKNSMSLGGTSSSSCSSKTTSPKVSDDTTPTLTPTATPTPTPSPLDSEGYEKLQPGASLLHYASLDLPESSSGPPVSPTPVQDGFRYAEIDFAKLKQN; from the exons ATGTCTTCAAATCGGGGCCAGTCATCACCGTCGAAGGGTCCGATAGTGAGATGCGGACATCTCCGTAAAAGTGGGTCCCTTATATCGGGACTTAAGCCGCTGAAGAAAAAGTACTTTGTGCTGCGCGGTGACGCTCCAGGACATCCGGCCTGCCTCGAGTACTATGATAATAAGAAAAAGTTTGACAACAAACATCAGCCGAAGCGGACGATAACTATGAAGAGCTGCTACAATATTAATCGACGCAATGACACTAAACATAAGCACGTTATCGCGCTTTATACTAAGGACGGATGTTTCTCACTGATCCTCGACAATGATAAAGAAGTTGACGAGTGGCTCACTTCCATGCTTCTACTCTCTGGTGATGTTCCTGATGGTGAACAGCCTCGTCCCACATTTg aacaCGTTTGGGAAGtaactttacaaaaaaaaggtCTTGCTGAACgtatgaatatatatggaTCCTATCGTCTTTGTTTGACTGATCACTCGCTGAGTTTAATAAAAGCTGGGGACAAAAAGTCTGACTGCCTTGAATTtcca ttaacaaCAGTAAGAAGATGCGGTTGTATGGAgcgttatttttacatggAAGTCGGGCGATCAGCAGTGACTGGAGAAGGCGAGTACTGGATGAAGGTCGAAGACGCAAACATCGCCCTGAATATGCACACCGCGATACTGAACGCCATGAGCAGCAACGCGAGCAACCGCGACAAAGATGACTCAGGGTCTCTGTCATCTAAAACGCGAATGCGGAGTTTTTCCGCAAATGAAGCGAGCAAACCTATCACTGTACTAGGTGGCCGTCGTCCCACTCCGAAGCTTCATGGGTTTTCTCCTCTAG TTGGTGCAGGAACTAGAAGCCTTGGGACGTACGCACTTGGTTGCTCATCTACCAAAAGACGTCATTCATTAGCGAGTCAGTCAATCTGTAGCACAACCAGTACCAATAAATCCCAATCCATAATAACTGATGCTGCATCACCAATTTCATCTccatcaacaacaacaacaacaaccacTACTTGTatatcaacaacaacaacaatcaACACAAACTCTTCGACAAAATCCCATCAGAGAACCCTGTCGCTGCCCTTAGCCGCTGTTATCAATCAATCGCAATCATCCAAAAGACCCGTACTGCGct GTACAGGTCGTGATCGTTGCGACAGTCTTCCATCACGAGCTCGTACGACGAGCGAAGGATTACCGGCACCTTTACTACCTCACCCGCGAACGAGTCACTTGACGCCTCACTCGACTCGCCCGCACTCGATGTACACCCGGGGACTGTCTTACTCGCCTCCAGTCTCGTCGATGCCAATCAGCCCAGCGTCGATTGCCTGCTCGACGGACTCTGCCGGTTCCTCGCTATCGATGGACGACCAGACGGACATTCTCGACGAGAGTGTGACGACCGGTCGTTACGGGCACTCGCTTACCCCCGACGAGCCAGTGATACTAGAAGAAAACATGGACGACTACGCCCACTGGTCAACCAGCTCCCATTTGCAGCAAAAATACTCTCCCAACTTCAAGTCCCACTCGTCATCTCAGCAGAGTTCCTACGTCGAGATGTACAGCCCCTGCGGTTCGAGTCCAGGTCGCGGAGGGACAATAGGAACTGGTCCAAGTCTAGGACCTCTGGTAAATAATATCTCCGGAAATTGTCCCAATGCTGGTACATATTTACCAATGAGTCCAGCGACGACAGTCCACAGTCATTCTCATTCGCGTGCGTCTTCTCTTATCGAAGAGGCGACGTTGCCTGACGGTTACGTCCCGATGGCTCCAGTTGGTGACGACGAGTACGTCGACATGGATCCTGCGACAAATCAAAACGGTCATTCATATCACGACGACATGATGTCACAACATGGTAGCAGTTGTTCAGTAACATCTGGTACACCCAGCACTGATTTACGTTTTAGTGAGTATCCATTGGATAAAGTTAGCAGTTATTTGACACCGTCTGAGGACGATCCGACGAGACCAACGCGTGCCTATTCTGTTGGATCACGTCCAGAACCAGCGAATCGCCACCGCAAAAATCGTATTGATATTGCGGTACAAGAAGCGAGTCGTGTACGTGCCTTTAGTGTCGGTAGCCGTTCAAAACGCCCGGAATTGGGACGTCTAGCTGCCAATATACACGCACGTTTGCCTACAACCGACACCACCGGTTCCCATAAGTCTAATTCAGCGCCACTGCTGTCGAGTTCCTGGGGACATGCTTCCGGATGCTCAGCTACTCTAGATCGAATGGAAGACTTGATGGAAATGGACTTTTCGCGGAATGTGCCGCCGACGACGCTCTCATCGACGCCATCTTCGTACTCACATTCACACTCTCATTCGCATTCTTATTCCACTGCCACTGATAATAGCTCGTACATGGACATGTCTCCTGGACAACCTCATCCGTCTGTTAATGCTCCTTATGTTGATATGAGCGGCATTAataag ATAaatcgtaataataataacaataacaataacaataataataacaataacaataacaacacaACTGCCAATCATAATCATATTTCAATTCATACATCGACAATAACAATGATGCATAAGCCAATAATAAAGACTTTGAAGCCAGTTGTCGAAGCCGAAGGACCTTTTCCACGATTGGAAAATTCATTGGACGAATTGTTGCCGCGTAACGCGAGTCCTAAGCAAAACCTCGAGGCTTCTTCCCCCATGCAGGAGGACTACATGCAGATGAACGGTCCACCGG gtgTAATGCGAACTGCACCCGTCGATTTTCCCCAACCGCGCAAGCCACCTGAGGGTTACGTGGAAATGAACTTCAAAGCGCGTCCTAATTTAGAGCAGAACTACATCAACATGACAATGGGATCCGGTCTGCGAACGCGTCGTCGTTCCCGGCCGAACAATCACCGCAAAGATAAATCCCAAAGATCACAACCCATCGCTATAATGTCCAACAAACCGGTCCAGGCTCCAAGTTTCCTACCGTTGAACGGTAGCTCGACCTCTGAAAGCTGTGCGAGCACCCCGGTATCAATGGACGACGTAACGCCAACGTCCTCGGCAACAATTTTTCCGTTCTCGCTCAATAGTCCCCAGTCGCCGGTTAAACCCTTTCTCGGCCGCTCACACGATAACGATAACAATAATGAAGAGGACAAGACCAAGAGCATGACAACGTCGTCGGAATGTTCACCCGACGGAGACTACGCTCTTATGACACCTGCAGTAAATTCCAGTAATTCCTTAGCTGGTGATTGCGACGAGGAACGATCGAGTCCGAcccaatttaataataaaaaaaatgaaccgCTGAGTCCGTTGTCTAAGCGGTTAACTGAATTAACTGTAAGTAAAATACGTACGTCTACGATAACTATGACGTCATCATCGTCAACGTCATCGTCAATAAAAGATGACAAGACGGAAATAAAAAGTCTCAAGCGTGAGCGAGATGAGAAACCACCGAGTCCAGTAAATCGCGACAAATCATCTGAGTTACCCCAGAGTCCGGTTGCTAAAAAATTGTCTGAGCTGACGGTATCGaaagtgaaattaaataactcgCAGAATTCATCCACCGGATCCTGTAATGTCgcgttaaaaaattcaatgtcACTTGGTGGTACGTCATCGTCATCTTGTTCGTCTAAAACGACGTCGCCTAAAGTATCTGACGATACAACACCGACATTAACACCAACTGCCACTCCTACACCAACTCCAAGTCCCCTTGACTCCGAGGGATACGAAAAATTACAACCGGGCGCGAGTCTGCTGCATTACGCGAGTCTCGATTTGCCGGAATCATCAAGCGGGCCTCCAGTATCGCCTACTCCTGTTCAAGATGGATTCAGGTACGCAGAAATAGATTTTGCTAAgctcaaacaaaattaa
- the LOC130666160 gene encoding insulin receptor substrate 1 isoform X4 → MSSNRGQSSPSKGPIVRCGHLRKSGSLISGLKPLKKKYFVLRGDAPGHPACLEYYDNKKKFDNKHQPKRTITMKSCYNINRRNDTKHKHVIALYTKDGCFSLILDNDKEVDEWLTSMLLLSGDVPDGEQPRPTFEHVWEVTLQKKGLAERMNIYGSYRLCLTDHSLSLIKAGDKKSDCLEFPLTTVRRCGCMERYFYMEVGRSAVTGEGEYWMKVEDANIALNMHTAILNAMSSNASNRDKDDSGSLSSKTRMRSFSANEASKPITVLGGRRPTPKLHGFSPLGTGRDRCDSLPSRARTTSEGLPAPLLPHPRTSHLTPHSTRPHSMYTRGLSYSPPVSSMPISPASIACSTDSAGSSLSMDDQTDILDESVTTGRYGHSLTPDEPVILEENMDDYAHWSTSSHLQQKYSPNFKSHSSSQQSSYVEMYSPCGSSPGRGGTIGTGPSLGPLVNNISGNCPNAGTYLPMSPATTVHSHSHSRASSLIEEATLPDGYVPMAPVGDDEYVDMDPATNQNGHSYHDDMMSQHGSSCSVTSGTPSTDLRFSEYPLDKVSSYLTPSEDDPTRPTRAYSVGSRPEPANRHRKNRIDIAVQEASRVRAFSVGSRSKRPELGRLAANIHARLPTTDTTGSHKSNSAPLLSSSWGHASGCSATLDRMEDLMEMDFSRNVPPTTLSSTPSSYSHSHSHSHSYSTATDNSSYMDMSPGQPHPSVNAPYVDMSGINKINRNNNNNNNNNNNNNNNNNTTANHNHISIHTSTITMMHKPIIKTLKPVVEAEGPFPRLENSLDELLPRNASPKQNLEASSPMQEDYMQMNGPPGVMRTAPVDFPQPRKPPEGYVEMNFKARPNLEQNYINMTMGSGLRTRRRSRPNNHRKDKSQRSQPIAIMSNKPVQAPSFLPLNGSSTSESCASTPVSMDDVTPTSSATIFPFSLNSPQSPVKPFLGRSHDNDNNNEEDKTKSMTTSSECSPDGDYALMTPAVNSSNSLAGDCDEERSSPTQFNNKKNEPLSPLSKRLTELTVSKIRTSTITMTSSSSTSSSIKDDKTEIKSLKRERDEKPPSPVNRDKSSELPQSPVAKKLSELTVSKVKLNNSQNSSTGSCNVALKNSMSLGGTSSSSCSSKTTSPKVSDDTTPTLTPTATPTPTPSPLDSEGYEKLQPGASLLHYASLDLPESSSGPPVSPTPVQDGFRYAEIDFAKLKQN, encoded by the exons ATGTCTTCAAATCGGGGCCAGTCATCACCGTCGAAGGGTCCGATAGTGAGATGCGGACATCTCCGTAAAAGTGGGTCCCTTATATCGGGACTTAAGCCGCTGAAGAAAAAGTACTTTGTGCTGCGCGGTGACGCTCCAGGACATCCGGCCTGCCTCGAGTACTATGATAATAAGAAAAAGTTTGACAACAAACATCAGCCGAAGCGGACGATAACTATGAAGAGCTGCTACAATATTAATCGACGCAATGACACTAAACATAAGCACGTTATCGCGCTTTATACTAAGGACGGATGTTTCTCACTGATCCTCGACAATGATAAAGAAGTTGACGAGTGGCTCACTTCCATGCTTCTACTCTCTGGTGATGTTCCTGATGGTGAACAGCCTCGTCCCACATTTg aacaCGTTTGGGAAGtaactttacaaaaaaaaggtCTTGCTGAACgtatgaatatatatggaTCCTATCGTCTTTGTTTGACTGATCACTCGCTGAGTTTAATAAAAGCTGGGGACAAAAAGTCTGACTGCCTTGAATTtcca ttaacaaCAGTAAGAAGATGCGGTTGTATGGAgcgttatttttacatggAAGTCGGGCGATCAGCAGTGACTGGAGAAGGCGAGTACTGGATGAAGGTCGAAGACGCAAACATCGCCCTGAATATGCACACCGCGATACTGAACGCCATGAGCAGCAACGCGAGCAACCGCGACAAAGATGACTCAGGGTCTCTGTCATCTAAAACGCGAATGCGGAGTTTTTCCGCAAATGAAGCGAGCAAACCTATCACTGTACTAGGTGGCCGTCGTCCCACTCCGAAGCTTCATGGGTTTTCTCCTCTAG GTACAGGTCGTGATCGTTGCGACAGTCTTCCATCACGAGCTCGTACGACGAGCGAAGGATTACCGGCACCTTTACTACCTCACCCGCGAACGAGTCACTTGACGCCTCACTCGACTCGCCCGCACTCGATGTACACCCGGGGACTGTCTTACTCGCCTCCAGTCTCGTCGATGCCAATCAGCCCAGCGTCGATTGCCTGCTCGACGGACTCTGCCGGTTCCTCGCTATCGATGGACGACCAGACGGACATTCTCGACGAGAGTGTGACGACCGGTCGTTACGGGCACTCGCTTACCCCCGACGAGCCAGTGATACTAGAAGAAAACATGGACGACTACGCCCACTGGTCAACCAGCTCCCATTTGCAGCAAAAATACTCTCCCAACTTCAAGTCCCACTCGTCATCTCAGCAGAGTTCCTACGTCGAGATGTACAGCCCCTGCGGTTCGAGTCCAGGTCGCGGAGGGACAATAGGAACTGGTCCAAGTCTAGGACCTCTGGTAAATAATATCTCCGGAAATTGTCCCAATGCTGGTACATATTTACCAATGAGTCCAGCGACGACAGTCCACAGTCATTCTCATTCGCGTGCGTCTTCTCTTATCGAAGAGGCGACGTTGCCTGACGGTTACGTCCCGATGGCTCCAGTTGGTGACGACGAGTACGTCGACATGGATCCTGCGACAAATCAAAACGGTCATTCATATCACGACGACATGATGTCACAACATGGTAGCAGTTGTTCAGTAACATCTGGTACACCCAGCACTGATTTACGTTTTAGTGAGTATCCATTGGATAAAGTTAGCAGTTATTTGACACCGTCTGAGGACGATCCGACGAGACCAACGCGTGCCTATTCTGTTGGATCACGTCCAGAACCAGCGAATCGCCACCGCAAAAATCGTATTGATATTGCGGTACAAGAAGCGAGTCGTGTACGTGCCTTTAGTGTCGGTAGCCGTTCAAAACGCCCGGAATTGGGACGTCTAGCTGCCAATATACACGCACGTTTGCCTACAACCGACACCACCGGTTCCCATAAGTCTAATTCAGCGCCACTGCTGTCGAGTTCCTGGGGACATGCTTCCGGATGCTCAGCTACTCTAGATCGAATGGAAGACTTGATGGAAATGGACTTTTCGCGGAATGTGCCGCCGACGACGCTCTCATCGACGCCATCTTCGTACTCACATTCACACTCTCATTCGCATTCTTATTCCACTGCCACTGATAATAGCTCGTACATGGACATGTCTCCTGGACAACCTCATCCGTCTGTTAATGCTCCTTATGTTGATATGAGCGGCATTAataag ATAaatcgtaataataataacaataacaataacaataataataacaataacaataacaacacaACTGCCAATCATAATCATATTTCAATTCATACATCGACAATAACAATGATGCATAAGCCAATAATAAAGACTTTGAAGCCAGTTGTCGAAGCCGAAGGACCTTTTCCACGATTGGAAAATTCATTGGACGAATTGTTGCCGCGTAACGCGAGTCCTAAGCAAAACCTCGAGGCTTCTTCCCCCATGCAGGAGGACTACATGCAGATGAACGGTCCACCGG gtgTAATGCGAACTGCACCCGTCGATTTTCCCCAACCGCGCAAGCCACCTGAGGGTTACGTGGAAATGAACTTCAAAGCGCGTCCTAATTTAGAGCAGAACTACATCAACATGACAATGGGATCCGGTCTGCGAACGCGTCGTCGTTCCCGGCCGAACAATCACCGCAAAGATAAATCCCAAAGATCACAACCCATCGCTATAATGTCCAACAAACCGGTCCAGGCTCCAAGTTTCCTACCGTTGAACGGTAGCTCGACCTCTGAAAGCTGTGCGAGCACCCCGGTATCAATGGACGACGTAACGCCAACGTCCTCGGCAACAATTTTTCCGTTCTCGCTCAATAGTCCCCAGTCGCCGGTTAAACCCTTTCTCGGCCGCTCACACGATAACGATAACAATAATGAAGAGGACAAGACCAAGAGCATGACAACGTCGTCGGAATGTTCACCCGACGGAGACTACGCTCTTATGACACCTGCAGTAAATTCCAGTAATTCCTTAGCTGGTGATTGCGACGAGGAACGATCGAGTCCGAcccaatttaataataaaaaaaatgaaccgCTGAGTCCGTTGTCTAAGCGGTTAACTGAATTAACTGTAAGTAAAATACGTACGTCTACGATAACTATGACGTCATCATCGTCAACGTCATCGTCAATAAAAGATGACAAGACGGAAATAAAAAGTCTCAAGCGTGAGCGAGATGAGAAACCACCGAGTCCAGTAAATCGCGACAAATCATCTGAGTTACCCCAGAGTCCGGTTGCTAAAAAATTGTCTGAGCTGACGGTATCGaaagtgaaattaaataactcgCAGAATTCATCCACCGGATCCTGTAATGTCgcgttaaaaaattcaatgtcACTTGGTGGTACGTCATCGTCATCTTGTTCGTCTAAAACGACGTCGCCTAAAGTATCTGACGATACAACACCGACATTAACACCAACTGCCACTCCTACACCAACTCCAAGTCCCCTTGACTCCGAGGGATACGAAAAATTACAACCGGGCGCGAGTCTGCTGCATTACGCGAGTCTCGATTTGCCGGAATCATCAAGCGGGCCTCCAGTATCGCCTACTCCTGTTCAAGATGGATTCAGGTACGCAGAAATAGATTTTGCTAAgctcaaacaaaattaa